In one Corallococcus sp. EGB genomic region, the following are encoded:
- a CDS encoding autorepressor SdpR family transcription factor codes for MRTQEVFKAISDPTRRRVLKLLQGGSKSAGELAEAFDITKGSLSHHFNVLKAADLVRCERRGQQIVYSLNTTVFEDVAAVLLDLFKVEKGNGAQS; via the coding sequence ATGAGAACGCAGGAGGTCTTCAAGGCAATTTCAGACCCGACCCGACGCAGGGTGCTCAAGCTCCTGCAGGGCGGCTCGAAATCAGCGGGAGAGCTCGCTGAGGCGTTCGACATCACGAAGGGATCGCTGTCGCATCATTTCAACGTGCTCAAAGCCGCGGACCTGGTGCGCTGTGAGCGCCGCGGGCAGCAAATCGTCTACTCCCTCAATACGACCGTGTTCGAGGACGTAGCGGCAGTCCTTCTTGACCTCTTCAAGGTCGAAAAGGGGAATGGAGCGCAGTCATGA
- a CDS encoding DUF5953 family protein has translation MTSWNLAVHLSAFMRAYVRFPEIGGRSAR, from the coding sequence ATGACCTCGTGGAACCTCGCCGTTCACCTGAGTGCATTCATGCGCGCCTACGTACGCTTTCCGGAGATCGGCGGACGCTCGGCACGTTGA
- a CDS encoding SdpI family protein, with protein sequence MRISRANGLSLGLVVVAFAMAFMLYGQLPESIPTHWNAQGVVDGYTSKPWGPFVLPLVMAALFLVLLAVPRISPRGYRVAPFQGVFEGIQAALVAFLFLLNALVLLAGLGVSVPMARVVPAATGLVLMVLGNYMGKFTKNFFCGIRTPWTLASDEVWLRTHRLGGRLFVLAGVIVLVSGLLGGGPVPVLVAVAVAAVIPVLYSYVLYRRIEGDKHGPTDDAGSHRSA encoded by the coding sequence ATGAGGATCAGCCGGGCCAATGGGTTGAGTCTGGGACTCGTCGTCGTGGCGTTCGCGATGGCCTTCATGCTCTACGGCCAGTTGCCGGAGTCGATCCCGACGCATTGGAATGCCCAGGGCGTGGTGGATGGGTATACGTCCAAGCCCTGGGGGCCCTTCGTCCTGCCGCTGGTGATGGCCGCCCTGTTCCTGGTGCTGCTGGCCGTGCCGCGGATTTCGCCCAGGGGCTACCGCGTGGCCCCATTCCAGGGCGTCTTCGAGGGCATCCAGGCGGCGCTGGTCGCGTTCCTGTTTCTGCTCAACGCCCTGGTCCTGCTCGCGGGCCTCGGCGTTTCCGTTCCAATGGCGCGCGTGGTTCCCGCTGCCACGGGCCTGGTCCTCATGGTCCTGGGCAACTACATGGGGAAGTTCACGAAGAACTTCTTCTGTGGAATCCGGACGCCCTGGACGCTCGCGAGCGACGAGGTCTGGCTGCGCACGCATCGCCTGGGAGGAAGGCTCTTCGTCCTCGCGGGAGTCATCGTCCTCGTCTCGGGGCTTCTCGGCGGTGGTCCGGTCCCCGTGCTTGTGGCTGTCGCCGTCGCGGCGGTGATTCCCGTGCTCTACTCGTACGTCCTCTATCGCCGCATCGAGGGGGACAAGCATGGACCGACGGACGATGCGGGCTCGCATCGCTCTGCGTGA